The Methylotenera sp. G11 genome includes a window with the following:
- a CDS encoding DUF2934 domain-containing protein — MAEEKKAVKPKKATTAKAEAKPKAAAKPKTSVKKDAPVKKAAAKPAARKTKASPVNAELRYRMIEVAAYYLAEKDGFAGSPVEYWIAAELQFNK; from the coding sequence ATGGCTGAAGAAAAGAAAGCAGTTAAACCTAAAAAAGCAACTACCGCTAAAGCTGAGGCAAAACCCAAAGCCGCCGCTAAACCAAAAACCTCAGTAAAAAAAGATGCCCCGGTAAAAAAAGCCGCAGCCAAACCTGCCGCAAGAAAAACCAAAGCCAGCCCTGTAAACGCTGAATTACGTTACAGAATGATAGAAGTCGCCGCCTATTACCTGGCGGAAAAAGATGGCTTTGCCGGCAGCCCGGTGGAATACTGGATCGCAGCGGAATTACAGTTCAATAAGTAA
- the mfd gene encoding transcription-repair coupling factor, protein MTQTTLPIPKPGQATRFSINATGEDSFALANLAAELKQKRHAHPLVIISASAFDAQRLLEEIPYFAPELNVHLLPDWETLPYDQFSPHPDLISERLTTLYHITQNACDVIIVPLATALIRLSPKAYLSANTFMLKKGQKLDLEALRKQCAEAGYHHVTQVVAHGEFSVRGGLVDLFPMGSALPYRLDLFDDEIETIRTFDVDTQRSLYPVPEIRLLPAREFPLDEAGIAMFRSQFRETFEGDPQRAKIYKDVSKGIASGGIEWYLPLFFEQTATLLDYLPSDSLLCLHGDLDQSAQQFWREAQSRYRTLAHDAERPLLTPETLLIKTEDFFASTHTFPRLALTIEKACNGLPSLDIERRAEQPLHKLKDFISQFKGHMLIVAESLGRRETMAQLFAEHGLEVAVCETWQDFLGNKAKVMLGVSPLHAGFVLTPSPSQGEGGDGGKRNKELTGITPTPTLPLKVGGSDIAIPAGGMSVQLAAKAAQSYAIITEAELYAATVRQQRRREKEKARSTEGMLKDLSELRLGDPVVHEQHGVGRYKGLVNLDFGEGETEFLLLEYYGDDKLYVPVSQLFLISRYSGGPPESAPLHRLGSGNWEKAKKKALKQIRDTAAELLNLYAQRAARRGHAFTLSLHDYEAFCEGFPFEETPDQLEAIENVIKDMQSGRPMDRLVCGDVGFGKTEVALRAAFVAVMGGRQVAVLVPTTLLAEQHFNNFSDRFAEWPIKVAEISRFRTAKEQAAALQGLENGDIDIIIGTHRLIQKDVKFKNLGLVILDEEHRFGVRQKEQLKALRAEVDVLTLTATPIPRTLSMAMEGLREFSVITTPPQKRLSIKTFHTEYSEGIIREAVMREFKRGGQVYFLHNEVDTIHSMREKLERILPDARIAVAHGQLRERELEHVMRDFYHQRFNLLLCTTIIETGIDVPTANTIIMNKADMFGLAQMHQLRGRVGRSHHQAYAYLLTDPDRKITPQAQKRLDAIQLMEDLGAGFHLAMHDLEIRGAGELLGDSQSGEMQEIGFHLYSDMLNHAVKQLKAGKEPDLNAPLGVTTEINLHTPALLTNAYCPDVHERLVIYKRLANCNDDDELDNLQEELIDRFGLLPEQGEALMACHRLRIAAKNIGVIKIDASADSIQLQFNPKADIDPLKLINLLQRDRRCRMNGPDKLRVSVGFEAISLRTDFVKSLLKEFV, encoded by the coding sequence ATGACGCAGACTACCCTGCCAATTCCTAAACCGGGTCAGGCAACACGCTTTAGTATCAACGCTACAGGTGAGGACAGCTTCGCGCTTGCAAACCTCGCGGCGGAATTAAAACAAAAAAGGCATGCGCACCCGCTGGTGATCATCTCTGCAAGTGCATTCGATGCGCAGCGGCTGCTGGAAGAAATCCCCTACTTTGCACCTGAACTGAACGTGCATCTGCTGCCGGACTGGGAAACGCTACCCTATGACCAGTTCTCGCCGCACCCGGATCTGATTTCCGAGCGCCTGACTACGCTTTACCACATCACGCAGAACGCTTGTGACGTGATTATTGTGCCGCTGGCTACGGCGCTAATCCGGCTGAGCCCCAAAGCCTACCTGAGCGCCAATACCTTTATGCTCAAAAAAGGCCAGAAACTTGATCTGGAAGCCTTGCGCAAACAATGTGCAGAAGCTGGCTACCACCATGTCACGCAGGTTGTGGCGCACGGTGAATTCAGTGTGCGCGGCGGCCTCGTCGACCTGTTCCCCATGGGTTCTGCGCTGCCTTACCGCCTTGACCTGTTTGATGACGAGATTGAAACCATCCGCACCTTTGATGTGGATACGCAGCGCAGCCTGTACCCGGTGCCGGAAATCCGGCTACTGCCGGCACGCGAGTTTCCACTGGATGAAGCCGGTATTGCCATGTTCAGAAGCCAGTTCCGCGAGACTTTTGAAGGCGATCCGCAGCGCGCCAAAATCTACAAAGATGTCAGCAAGGGAATCGCATCAGGCGGCATTGAATGGTACCTGCCGCTCTTTTTTGAACAGACTGCCACCCTGCTGGATTATTTACCAAGCGACAGCCTGCTGTGCCTGCATGGCGACCTTGACCAAAGCGCACAGCAGTTCTGGCGTGAAGCACAGTCGCGCTATCGCACGCTGGCACATGACGCAGAACGCCCCCTGCTGACGCCGGAAACACTGCTGATCAAGACCGAAGATTTTTTCGCCTCCACCCATACATTTCCGAGACTGGCGCTGACCATCGAAAAAGCCTGCAATGGTTTGCCGTCATTAGACATCGAGCGCCGTGCCGAGCAGCCGCTGCACAAGCTGAAAGATTTCATCAGTCAGTTCAAAGGCCATATGCTCATTGTTGCCGAGAGCCTGGGCCGTCGTGAGACCATGGCGCAGCTGTTTGCGGAGCATGGGCTTGAAGTTGCGGTCTGTGAAACCTGGCAGGATTTTCTTGGCAACAAAGCTAAGGTGATGCTCGGGGTTTCCCCCTTACATGCTGGCTTCGTATTAACACCTTCCCCCTCGCAGGGGGAAGGTGGGGATGGGGGTAAACGTAATAAAGAATTAACTGGAATTACCCCCACCCCAACCCTCCCCCTTAAAGTGGGAGGGAGTGATATTGCTATACCCGCAGGGGGCATGTCCGTACAATTGGCAGCTAAAGCAGCTCAATCGTACGCCATCATCACAGAAGCAGAACTGTATGCCGCCACCGTCCGCCAGCAGCGCCGCCGCGAAAAAGAAAAAGCGCGCAGCACCGAGGGTATGCTTAAAGATTTGTCCGAACTGCGCCTGGGTGACCCGGTAGTGCATGAACAGCACGGCGTAGGCCGCTATAAAGGTTTGGTGAATCTGGATTTTGGCGAAGGCGAAACCGAATTCCTGCTGCTGGAATATTATGGTGACGACAAGCTTTACGTGCCCGTTTCGCAGTTGTTCCTGATTTCGCGTTATTCCGGCGGCCCGCCGGAATCAGCGCCGTTACATCGATTAGGTAGCGGCAACTGGGAAAAAGCCAAGAAAAAGGCGTTGAAGCAGATTCGCGACACAGCTGCTGAATTACTCAACTTATATGCACAGCGCGCTGCGCGCCGTGGCCATGCCTTTACCTTGAGCCTGCACGATTACGAGGCGTTCTGCGAGGGCTTCCCGTTTGAAGAGACACCGGACCAGCTGGAAGCGATTGAGAACGTCATCAAGGACATGCAATCCGGCAGGCCGATGGACAGGCTGGTGTGCGGTGATGTGGGCTTTGGCAAAACCGAGGTCGCCCTGCGCGCTGCCTTTGTGGCGGTGATGGGCGGCAGGCAGGTGGCTGTGCTGGTGCCGACAACGCTGCTGGCAGAACAGCATTTCAACAATTTCAGCGACCGTTTCGCCGAATGGCCGATCAAGGTCGCTGAGATCTCGCGCTTCCGTACCGCCAAGGAACAAGCCGCCGCGCTGCAAGGCCTGGAAAACGGCGATATCGATATCATTATCGGCACCCATCGCTTGATTCAGAAAGATGTGAAGTTCAAGAACCTTGGACTGGTGATCCTGGATGAAGAACATCGCTTTGGCGTGCGCCAGAAAGAGCAGCTTAAAGCCCTGCGTGCGGAAGTCGATGTACTGACGCTGACGGCTACGCCGATTCCGCGCACGCTGAGCATGGCAATGGAAGGCCTGCGTGAATTCAGCGTGATTACCACACCGCCGCAGAAACGCCTGAGCATCAAGACTTTCCACACCGAGTATTCCGAAGGCATCATCCGCGAGGCGGTGATGCGCGAATTCAAGCGTGGCGGCCAGGTGTATTTCCTGCACAACGAAGTGGATACCATACACTCCATGCGCGAAAAACTGGAACGTATCCTGCCGGATGCGCGCATTGCGGTGGCGCATGGCCAGCTGCGCGAGCGCGAGCTGGAACACGTGATGCGTGATTTTTACCACCAGCGTTTCAACCTGCTGCTATGCACTACGATTATTGAAACCGGTATCGATGTACCGACCGCAAACACCATCATCATGAACAAGGCTGATATGTTCGGCCTGGCGCAGATGCACCAGCTGCGCGGCCGTGTCGGCCGTTCGCACCACCAGGCCTACGCTTACCTGCTGACTGACCCGGACCGCAAGATCACTCCGCAGGCGCAGAAGCGGCTGGATGCGATCCAGCTCATGGAAGACCTGGGCGCGGGGTTCCATCTGGCCATGCATGACCTGGAAATCCGCGGTGCCGGCGAACTGCTGGGCGACAGCCAGAGCGGTGAAATGCAGGAAATCGGGTTTCACCTGTATTCAGACATGCTGAATCACGCCGTAAAACAGCTTAAGGCCGGCAAAGAGCCGGACCTGAACGCACCATTGGGCGTGACGACGGAAATCAACCTGCACACGCCTGCCCTGCTCACCAACGCCTATTGCCCGGATGTACACGAGCGGCTGGTCATCTATAAACGCCTGGCCAACTGTAACGATGATGACGAGCTGGATAACCTGCAGGAAGAACTGATAGACCGCTTCGGTTTATTGCCGGAGCAAGGGGAAGCGCTCATGGCCTGTCACCGCTTGCGTATTGCAGCAAAAAACATAGGCGTCATCAAGATTGACGCCAGCGCAGATTCGATTCAGCTGCAATTCAACCCCAAGGCTGATATCGACCCGTTGAAACTCATCAACCTGCTGCAACGCGACAGAAGATGCCGCATGAACGGCCCGGATAAATTGCGGGTTTCAGTAGGTTTTGAGGCCATCAGCCTGCGTACGGACTTTGTAAAATCCCTGCTGAAAGAGTTTGTTTAA
- a CDS encoding glycine zipper 2TM domain-containing protein: MHYKKLLISCSLFTMLFPMAPAVYADPPPWAPAHGWRKKNDPYYTGYAGRQWSDDYGISSGRCNREAVGTALGGIVGGAIGSTVGKGDGRAVAIILGTVIGAVVGNKIGRDLDNADRGCLGHTLELGAQNRPVTWVNPDNRLNYTVTPLSGFSANGQKCRNYKLNMRGDGINDTRSERACLATDGTWKPYRG; the protein is encoded by the coding sequence ATGCACTATAAAAAACTATTGATCAGCTGCAGCCTGTTTACGATGCTTTTTCCAATGGCGCCCGCCGTGTATGCCGACCCGCCGCCGTGGGCTCCTGCCCATGGCTGGCGCAAAAAGAATGATCCTTACTACACCGGATATGCCGGTCGGCAATGGTCTGATGACTACGGTATTTCCAGTGGCCGCTGCAACCGTGAAGCGGTGGGTACCGCATTAGGCGGCATCGTCGGCGGCGCAATCGGTTCAACGGTTGGCAAAGGCGATGGCAGAGCCGTGGCGATTATCCTGGGGACCGTGATCGGTGCTGTGGTCGGTAATAAAATCGGGCGTGACCTTGATAATGCAGATCGCGGCTGCCTGGGTCATACTTTGGAGCTTGGTGCGCAAAACAGGCCGGTTACCTGGGTTAACCCGGATAACCGCCTGAATTATACGGTGACCCCGCTGAGCGGTTTTAGTGCCAACGGTCAGAAATGCCGTAACTACAAACTCAACATGCGTGGCGACGGCATTAACGATACCAGGAGCGAGCGTGCCTGCCTGGCCACGGATGGTACGTGGAAACCTTATCGAGGCTGA
- a CDS encoding YSC84-related protein, translating to MNRFFNAGLLSVLIALITAGCATTSGTSVQEKRHAVLAMKEDVLTELYKLYPQARQEIASAPGYAVFSNANVNIIFASFGGGYGVVQEKTGKQTYMKMGEAGIGLGLGVKDFRAVFIFKNHSTIDRFIESGWEFGGHADAAAKASDQGSAVGGEALIDHIVIYQITKSGLVLQASVKGTKYWKDDELN from the coding sequence ATGAATCGATTCTTTAACGCAGGCCTTCTCAGTGTCCTGATTGCGCTGATTACAGCCGGCTGTGCTACGACCAGCGGCACTTCTGTCCAGGAAAAGCGTCATGCGGTATTGGCCATGAAAGAAGATGTGCTAACCGAGCTGTACAAGTTATATCCCCAGGCCAGGCAGGAAATCGCCTCCGCCCCGGGGTATGCCGTGTTCAGTAATGCGAATGTCAATATCATTTTTGCCAGCTTTGGAGGAGGATACGGCGTGGTGCAGGAAAAAACGGGCAAGCAGACTTATATGAAAATGGGCGAGGCCGGTATAGGCCTGGGGCTCGGCGTAAAGGATTTCCGTGCAGTCTTTATTTTCAAGAACCATTCTACCATCGACAGATTCATTGAAAGCGGCTGGGAATTCGGCGGGCATGCGGATGCAGCGGCCAAGGCATCTGACCAGGGTTCGGCCGTAGGCGGTGAGGCCCTGATCGACCATATTGTCATCTACCAGATCACTAAAAGCGGCTTAGTGCTGCAAGCCTCGGTCAAAGGTACCAAATATTGGAAAGATGATGAATTGAATTAG
- a CDS encoding acyltransferase family protein, producing the protein MRNSSLSENSSPAENSSFARFPIIDAFKAVASQLIVLHHLAAYGPVSDAVQRAAPDMISWLYDYARMAVQVFFVIGGYLAARSMQTSSAGMAWFTANLVNRYLRLVVPFFFALVLAVVCALAARQLLTDDFIPDVPELSQFLSHVFLLHGVLDFDSLTAGAWFIAVDFQLFLMMLGIAWLGGKSVDSAKVMLLVVTLMAAASLFWFNRDSGYDDWALYFFGAYGLGAMAYWAGLREHLSAWFWLNAAITLTALVADFRLRILIALGVALMLFFTRNVRIKKMPGFVHYLSTVSYALFLVHFSVVMLANAVFGWLKLSGSLAGLLFMMFSWLASLALADIFYRKVEKPATAAIKLRV; encoded by the coding sequence GCTGCATCACCTTGCCGCTTACGGCCCTGTTTCTGACGCGGTGCAGCGAGCTGCGCCGGACATGATCAGCTGGCTGTATGATTATGCACGCATGGCGGTGCAGGTTTTTTTTGTCATCGGCGGCTATCTGGCGGCGCGCTCCATGCAGACCAGCAGCGCCGGCATGGCCTGGTTCACGGCCAATCTGGTGAACCGGTATTTAAGGCTGGTTGTTCCATTTTTCTTCGCTTTGGTTCTGGCTGTCGTGTGTGCGCTCGCTGCACGGCAGTTGCTGACCGATGATTTTATCCCGGATGTGCCTGAGTTATCGCAATTCCTGTCGCATGTATTCCTGTTGCACGGGGTTCTGGATTTTGATTCACTGACTGCCGGTGCGTGGTTCATTGCTGTCGATTTTCAGCTCTTTCTGATGATGCTTGGCATTGCCTGGCTGGGCGGCAAGTCAGTTGATTCCGCTAAGGTTATGCTTCTGGTTGTTACGCTGATGGCTGCTGCATCGCTGTTCTGGTTTAACCGTGACTCCGGTTATGATGACTGGGCTTTATACTTCTTCGGTGCATATGGCCTGGGCGCCATGGCTTACTGGGCCGGGCTGCGTGAACATCTTTCGGCATGGTTCTGGCTCAACGCAGCGATTACGCTGACGGCCCTGGTTGCTGATTTCAGGCTGCGCATCCTGATAGCGCTGGGTGTGGCATTGATGCTGTTTTTTACAAGAAATGTGCGGATTAAAAAGATGCCGGGGTTTGTGCATTACCTGAGCACGGTTTCCTATGCATTGTTCCTGGTGCACTTTTCGGTTGTGATGCTGGCGAATGCCGTGTTTGGCTGGCTGAAACTTTCCGGTTCACTTGCCGGCTTGTTGTTCATGATGTTTTCATGGCTGGCTAGTCTGGCGCTGGCGGACATTTTTTATCGCAAGGTTGAAAAGCCGGCCACAGCTGCTATAAAGTTACGTGTATAG